ATGAATGGCTCGATTTCAACTCCGCCATAGTTATATTCTCCAACTTTTGCTGCAGCTGCAGTCGCCTGCATTATTGAATCAGTGATGTCTTTTGGATCGTGCGCTGTACCACACACAAATATTCCCTGTACATCGGTTGCTATCGGTTTTATTTTTGGATGTGATTCCTTAATGAATCCGTCTTCAGTTACCCCGACATTTAAAATTTGAGCTATTTCACGAGTGCCGTCTGATGGTTCCATTGCAGTTGACAACACTACCATGTCCGCTTCTATTTCAACAAATTCACCTTTAAGAGTATCCTCTGTTCTTACAATGAAATTGTCTCCTTTTTTGACTACCTCTCCAGGACGTCCCCTCAAGAATCTAACTTCATTTTCCTGAGTGTGCTTGTAGTATTTTTCAAACATACCTGGAGTTCTAATGTCAGTATAACAAATCAAAACATCAGTATCAGGATACTTATGCTTAATGATATTTGCATTCTTAAGTGCAACTGTACAGCATATTTTTGAACAGTATTTGTGTCCATCCGGCTTTTCATCCCTTGAACCAACGCATTGTATCATTACTACACGCTTTGGAACTTCGCCATTTGCCTTTAGAAGTTTGCCTTTAGTAGGACCATTTACCCCTGTGATACGGCCAAGTTCGGATTGGGTTATTACGTCATCATATCTAAGATAACCATATTCCGGGCGCTTTTCCATATCAAATAATTTATGCCCTGTTGCAACGACGACAGAACCTACTTGAAGAGGTATCCTTTCTGGCTTTCCTCTAAGCTTAATTGCTTTCATGGTACATGCTTTAACACAATTACTGCACTTATCACAATTTTCCATGTCAATTACATAAGCCTCAGGATATGATTGTCCAAATGGCCTATATATAGCCTTTCTTGTTGACAGGTTGTCATTCCAATCGTTTGGAACTTCAACTTCACATGCTTCCGCACATTTACCGCATGCGATACATTTTTCTGTATCAACATATCTTGGAGATCTCTCTAGGATTAAGTTATATGTCCCAGCTCGTCTTTCAGCTTCAATAACTTTGGTATTTGTTAAGATTTCAATGTTTTCATTCCAGACAAGCTCATTTAAAATTGGATTTAAAAGACACATTCCACATTCTTCAGCAATTTTAACCGGTGAGAAAACCTTACCTATTTTTGCCATGTGCCCGCCAATTGATGGTGACTGCTCTATGATAGTTACTTTTGTTCCTTGCTTTGCAATGGATAATGCAGCATTCATTCCTGCAATTCCACCACCGATAACAGCAACTTCTTTAGGAGTTTGACAATAAATTGGATCTACGGCATCAGATTGCTTAACTTTCTCAATAGATGCATTTATAAGAGTTATGGCCTTATTAGTTGCTTTTTCCTTATCAGAGTGAACCCATGAACATTGTTCCCTAATATTCGCCATATCCATCAAATATGGATTTAAAGGTTTTACATAATCTTGAAATGTTTTTTCATGACTTATAGGAGAGCATGCAGCAACGACAACCCTGTCCAGGTCATGTTCAAAGATTGCATCACGAATGATTTTACGGCCGTTTAGAGAACATAAATTCTCAAACTGTCCAATAAACTCAACATCAAGTTTCTCACGAACCTTATCCAAATCAATTACATCTGCAATGTTTCCACCGCATTCACATAAAAAAACGCCAATTTTTAATTCATCCCTCATTTTTCAACCTCCCTTAACTCTTTAATAATAGAATTTATAGGTACTGTATGTGCTTTTTGACCTATGACTTTATCCAAATCTCCTCCCATTGCCAATGCAATAAATTGGGCAATGTTTAAATGAATTGCCTTGAATTTTCTTCCTTCCCTTTCAGAAATTAAGTGTTGATATCTATCGAATTGAATATGGCAATTAGGGCATAAATGAACTAGTATATCAACATCTTCATCTTTAATGGCATTCATTTTATCCGCTGTAGCCGTAAATGACAAATCAGGATTAGAGTATCTTTGTCTAAAACCTGTTCCGCAAGTTGCTCTTTTGTGGTCATACCATCCAATTGTTTCGCATCCGCATGCTTCTATCAATTCATCCATCACGTTAGGGTCCCTTACACCGCCAATGGTGTCTTCATAATGTACTTTACAATAATGACATCCATGATGAGTAGCTATCTTATAATCACTTAAATCATATTTGATATGCTTTTTAATTTCATCTTTTTTGTTGTATAAGATATCGACTACATGATAGATGTTTTTTGTTGGATCCAAGTCATTTTTGTTATATTTCAAATGACTTAAACCGTTTTCATCAAACAATTTGTTGATGTGCTCTCTTAAATCATCTTTCTTATTTAATAATTTCACTGATTTTTTATTGATTGCATAGCAGGTAGCGCACATCATCACCATATTCGGCCTTCCCAAATCCTTTGCGATTTTAAAGTTGCGCGCTCCAATTGCTGATGTATCAACTTGATTGAAGACATCCGAATAATGGCCGAGGCCAGTGCAGCAAGTCTGCTTTTCGGAAATTGCATAGTCGATTCCCAACTTATCGAAAACGAATTTTGTAGATGCCTCAACACCAGGATATTCAACACTGACGAGACAACTTCTAAATAAAAGAATATTGCTATCAGGAATGTACTTCATCTTTAGCCTCCTGAGATTCTCTTATATTTTCAATTTTTTCTTTAAAGCCTGTAATTGTTAAAATTAAACTAACTTCATCAATAACATCTTGAGGCGGCATTAAAGGAGGGTTCAATTCAAGTTCTTCTCGAATTTCTGTTAGATTTTGTCTGAAATCCCACCAGCCCGGCACATCGCGGTCTATATCTGCAAAGAATATTTCCGGTATCGCACCAATCGCTGCATTAAAATAGCTATCTGCAAATCCTAAATATTCATAAAGCTTGTCCCATGCAATGCCATTTTCAATTGCAAATTGCTTTAAAATCTGATTTACTTCACAAACACTGTTTCCAACGGGGCAAACACTATGGCAAGTGTAACAGTAAAAGCAATTCCAAATGATTTCATCCTCTAATATTGTCATATCACCCTCCAAAACTCTCTCCATTATATCCCTTGGATTGTATTCGGAGTGTCTTGCAGCAGGACATGTGGATGTGCACATTCCACATTGCACACATTTTAAAACACCTTCATCCTTTGAATTTTTTACATCATGAATAATGTCTTCTGCAAAATTTATGGGCGTATCCGTAATTTTCTGTTGGCTAGTCAAATAACCACCTCACAATTTAAATTCTCTGTTCTCGATCATTTTCTTTAATTTTAAAGACAGTTTGTTTCCTCTCAACCTATCTGATTGCCTACATATAATCGGAATATTTACATTTTGTCCGTTAATTTCCAAATCCACATCACCAGTATTCATGTCAAATGCATCATGAGAGCAGAAATTAGCACACATTCCACAACCATAACAGTGAGCGATATTCAGACTGCCTTTTTCAAATGCATTTGTAGGGCAAATTTCCTCAACTATACATTTATCACAGCTTGAACATTTGTCTCGATTATATTGAGGTCTCAAATCATAATTTTCCCACATTTCCTGATAATTGGTATTGTCCAATGGCAGGTGACGCCCTTTAATGTCTGCAACGGGCAGGTCAATTTTATCATCTGTTATCAATAGATTATTGTAAATTTCTTCAGATAATACCGGTATCGGAATGGCTACAGTGTCATATATCTCTCCGCCTTGACCTGTCTTAAATCCTCCCATATAATATGGATCCATTTTAGTTAAATCACCGGATAACATTAAATTAGGCTTTTCAGCACTTGATCTTGTACCATCGCCTAAAATATATCCTACAGTGCCATTCAAAAGTACTCTCTTACCTTCTTTTATGACATTATGAGGAATATCATTTTGAAGGGGATTCAAGTCTCCGCAACCTGAGAATGTTAATCCTGACAGATTGCCTTCCAGAGGAGTTGCTGCAAATATTGATGATACCGCATCAGAATTTGGATTTGTGAATGCAGTGTAGTTTTTAAATGCCATACGGGCACCTATTATCTGTCCACGTGTGATATCATCTATTGTAATTGTATTATTGATTGTCTTTCCATCTACACTTTCAACAACCACATCAACTTCCCTACCTTCAAGAATGTCTTTAAGAAGGAATCCTCCACCATAATTTTCATCATGAATTGAGTGGGCAGTTCCATGCAAAATAACGTCAACAGAACCTAACCATTCATTAGGGCAAGGCCCTGCATAAGCCGGAACCCCATTTAAATAAACTTCACGGGCCCTTATGAATTCCCCTGGTTTGGACACTATGAAATTTAGAATAGCTGCAGTTCCGCTCATGACTCCACAAGTTCCAGTGGTAACTACATCCACTTCTTCAAAACTTGGTGTTTCACCTTTTTTTATGAGTTTTTTAAACTCTTCTGCAGTGTAAATATTAGCTTCGCCCTTTTCAATTTTTTCATTGATTTGGCTTATTGTACGTGAATTATTCAATTTAAAACTTCCTTAAATTTTTCCTAATGTATCTCCCCTAAGGCCTCTCCTTAATGTTTCAAGAGAGGTAATGTCATCACTTGAAATATTTCCCAAATTAACGGCATTTCCTAATTTCAATATGAAAAATACTTGTTGGTCTTTATTTGGAGCTTCCCAAAGGATTTTGTTTCCATCAACATTATCTAGAATATAGTCTATTTCATCCTCTTTGGCATTTCCTGACTTATCGAAAATTCCAATGTTTTTTCCGCCTTCTCTTGCTTCCACAATGATTAATGATGATCCTGCTTTCAGCTCTTCATCCATATATTTGATCCTGTCATCCAATGATAATTCCTTATCCAAATCAGGATTTTTTTTGCCGACTTCAGATAATACCTCAAAACCTTCATCCACCGCCATTTCGATGCAATCCAATTTATCTTCGCGAGGAATATTAACAGACCCATCTGATACCTCAATTGCCGGAAATCCAAGGTCATGGGCTTCTTTGAAATATTCATTTAATTTGTCATTTTTATAAGCCAGTTCAAATAATGTTCCTCCAGTGTAAGGAGTAATTTCATGCTCTTTATACATTTCAACTTTTGCTTTAATTATATTCTGTTCATGGACAATGGATGTTCCCCAACCGAATTTCAAGTAATCCACATATTCTCCAGAGATATCCATTAAGCTATTAGCAGTTTCAAGGCCTAAACCTTTGTCTAAAACCATTGTGATGCCACAATTTCTAGGTTTTTCTTCTCTTTTTTTGGATAAAAATTCAAAAGATTTCAAAATATCACGCGTGTTAATTTTAATGTTTTATTTATAAATAATAAATTATAGTATATAAATATTATTAAGATTTTGCTTTTTTGAAAAATATAACAAGCATAATTAAAAAAAGTTAAAAAAAAAATAAAAAATTTAGTTCGCATTAATCTCATTTTCAGATCTGGTAACTAAATCAGATAAGGAATTGCGAACGTTTTCAGGAATAGAATTGTCTTCTTTATCAGCTATTACCTGTGAAATAATTTTACATAGAACAAAAATAGCATGTTTGTGTTCAGCTTTTGTTTTGTGAATGTGGTGAGGGCTTATTTTTAGGGTGATATATTCACTACAGTCATTTGTAATTTGGTCATCTTCTGCTAAATATTTTAAAACATATACTAAAAATTGATGTAATTGTATCATTTCGTCTTTGTACATAGATATCTAACCCAATTAACTAATTTAAATTTAGTTAAAAAATTAACTCCTTTTTCTATACAATAATATTGTATGCTAATCATATTTAAACCTTGCATTATAAAATACATTACAAAAATTGCAAATCAATTCAAATTAAGATTTATTAAATTATTCTTTAATGAAATGAAAATATTAGAAAATTCAAGGGAATAACTAATTCTAATGACAAATAAACATGCCAAAAAAAACAGTCATAATTTGACTTGAAATTCATCGACCTCAACGATCCTTGGCAACTTACCAATGGTTGCAACATTCC
This genomic interval from Methanobrevibacter sp. contains the following:
- the hdrA gene encoding ferredoxin:CoB-CoM heterodisulfide reductase subunit HdrA — its product is MRDELKIGVFLCECGGNIADVIDLDKVREKLDVEFIGQFENLCSLNGRKIIRDAIFEHDLDRVVVAACSPISHEKTFQDYVKPLNPYLMDMANIREQCSWVHSDKEKATNKAITLINASIEKVKQSDAVDPIYCQTPKEVAVIGGGIAGMNAALSIAKQGTKVTIIEQSPSIGGHMAKIGKVFSPVKIAEECGMCLLNPILNELVWNENIEILTNTKVIEAERRAGTYNLILERSPRYVDTEKCIACGKCAEACEVEVPNDWNDNLSTRKAIYRPFGQSYPEAYVIDMENCDKCSNCVKACTMKAIKLRGKPERIPLQVGSVVVATGHKLFDMEKRPEYGYLRYDDVITQSELGRITGVNGPTKGKLLKANGEVPKRVVMIQCVGSRDEKPDGHKYCSKICCTVALKNANIIKHKYPDTDVLICYTDIRTPGMFEKYYKHTQENEVRFLRGRPGEVVKKGDNFIVRTEDTLKGEFVEIEADMVVLSTAMEPSDGTREIAQILNVGVTEDGFIKESHPKIKPIATDVQGIFVCGTAHDPKDITDSIMQATAAAAKVGEYNYGGVEIEPFIAEIDKEKCTLCGECIKRCKYKSMSIQNDEVYIDPMSCNGCGKCLVGCNTGAIHVNGNIDEKILATIKGVLSKKREGERMILVFLDNIGYTAADNIGVNRLSYPESIHIIKVISVNRVSPDHIHYALNNGADGVFIGEFPGDLMYDEVERKIQRVKNRISELNQNPKRLTFSKVYIPYFSGLARKLTEFDKKIEELNEAKL
- the hdrB gene encoding ferredoxin:CoB-CoM heterodisulfide reductase subunit HdrB, with the translated sequence MKYIPDSNILLFRSCLVSVEYPGVEASTKFVFDKLGIDYAISEKQTCCTGLGHYSDVFNQVDTSAIGARNFKIAKDLGRPNMVMMCATCYAINKKSVKLLNKKDDLREHINKLFDENGLSHLKYNKNDLDPTKNIYHVVDILYNKKDEIKKHIKYDLSDYKIATHHGCHYCKVHYEDTIGGVRDPNVMDELIEACGCETIGWYDHKRATCGTGFRQRYSNPDLSFTATADKMNAIKDEDVDILVHLCPNCHIQFDRYQHLISEREGRKFKAIHLNIAQFIALAMGGDLDKVIGQKAHTVPINSIIKELREVEK
- the hdrC gene encoding ferredoxin:CoB-CoM heterodisulfide reductase subunit HdrC — protein: MTSQQKITDTPINFAEDIIHDVKNSKDEGVLKCVQCGMCTSTCPAARHSEYNPRDIMERVLEGDMTILEDEIIWNCFYCYTCHSVCPVGNSVCEVNQILKQFAIENGIAWDKLYEYLGFADSYFNAAIGAIPEIFFADIDRDVPGWWDFRQNLTEIREELELNPPLMPPQDVIDEVSLILTITGFKEKIENIRESQEAKDEVHS
- a CDS encoding methanogenesis marker 16 metalloprotein, which translates into the protein MNNSRTISQINEKIEKGEANIYTAEEFKKLIKKGETPSFEEVDVVTTGTCGVMSGTAAILNFIVSKPGEFIRAREVYLNGVPAYAGPCPNEWLGSVDVILHGTAHSIHDENYGGGFLLKDILEGREVDVVVESVDGKTINNTITIDDITRGQIIGARMAFKNYTAFTNPNSDAVSSIFAATPLEGNLSGLTFSGCGDLNPLQNDIPHNVIKEGKRVLLNGTVGYILGDGTRSSAEKPNLMLSGDLTKMDPYYMGGFKTGQGGEIYDTVAIPIPVLSEEIYNNLLITDDKIDLPVADIKGRHLPLDNTNYQEMWENYDLRPQYNRDKCSSCDKCIVEEICPTNAFEKGSLNIAHCYGCGMCANFCSHDAFDMNTGDVDLEINGQNVNIPIICRQSDRLRGNKLSLKLKKMIENREFKL
- the comA gene encoding phosphosulfolactate synthase, producing the protein MKSFEFLSKKREEKPRNCGITMVLDKGLGLETANSLMDISGEYVDYLKFGWGTSIVHEQNIIKAKVEMYKEHEITPYTGGTLFELAYKNDKLNEYFKEAHDLGFPAIEVSDGSVNIPREDKLDCIEMAVDEGFEVLSEVGKKNPDLDKELSLDDRIKYMDEELKAGSSLIIVEAREGGKNIGIFDKSGNAKEDEIDYILDNVDGNKILWEAPNKDQQVFFILKLGNAVNLGNISSDDITSLETLRRGLRGDTLGKI
- a CDS encoding UPF0058 family protein; its protein translation is MYKDEMIQLHQFLVYVLKYLAEDDQITNDCSEYITLKISPHHIHKTKAEHKHAIFVLCKIISQVIADKEDNSIPENVRNSLSDLVTRSENEINAN